Proteins from a genomic interval of Zingiber officinale cultivar Zhangliang chromosome 2A, Zo_v1.1, whole genome shotgun sequence:
- the LOC122041924 gene encoding protein STICHEL-like 2 isoform X2: MTEASRHSVDIPLSKTLVALKRVRSLRDPSTNSLSKFTAVIENLNLVANSSNAARSEKNNNKHKSIKTKNCCLGDENDDIISISGSNFSSTIPFPEKPYAVKIRGSKSPMVKLTQKKYRNHARKTLDRRRVQHSITHVEEEVNSYRERVFDLADRNTATVKKSLYKNLGKQPSLVSLAGSPCLSANEAHTTRSRQCTIGSATVGSQSKSNDVIDSHFSGCGISYCWSGTPKYTGRNFYSDDEEQEMPLLSAEQTDTVCMNITSYPQNPRSLSQKYRPKSFSELVGQNVVSESLLHAITKRKIAPLYLFHGPQGNGKSSTARIFAAALNCVSEDEDRPCGFCQECVFLFSGRSRNVKELDASKINHKERFKSLFKSACTSRYEVFIIDECQSLREEAWAAISKCLDEKLGHALCILISSDIDAWPRSYLSKCQRYYFPKIKEADIVYRLEKISIEEELQFDMDALGFIATKSNGSLRDAETLLDQLALLGKRITLSLVNELIGVVSDDELLSLLDLALSSDTANTVRRARDLMMTRIDPLQLVSQLANVIMDILAGRCGFSEIASDIGMQKLRGALKVLSDTEKQLRSSKNQATWLTVALLQLSTLESSPFAEVNSSRPSLEMPYLRDDAKLSTTNAWDGKNSVCYSLNQNKPVCSDRNCSGKKFESIWRQVTQRCQSNSFKIFLQQEGCLSAVYVHQGVTVAEIEFYNPEHVSRAAKSQELIACALRHVLGRNLEVRIKFVPKSIRKVAKTNKSTFSLLNCSGRKKELSLSTISDEGEIDTSEMIENSSKIYSSHHSRKFSPFASQSAGDQLANGVEMKEMISPTTDDNAHYAESEAAADGQGKVQKDGKVEADPSGKLGEMSEYVRVPKPEIQPNCFPRRLKFQRRFFSSNTAPTICLRIPQQNRSELSIPDNEASETYFCMYDPYTQNSSSASHFTCSSREENIASKDSKVRPKLFCWKMPKPQAFD, encoded by the exons ATGACTGAGGCTTCGCGGCATTCGGTTGACATTCCTCTTTCTAAAACTCTAGTGGCTCTAAAGAGAGTAAGGTCCCTGAGGGATCCGTCGACCAACTCCCTCAGCAAATTCACTGCAGTAATAGAAAACTTGAACCTGGTGGCCAATTCTTCAAATGCTGCTCGTTCGGAGAAGAATAACAATAAACACAAGTCTATTAAGACGAAGAATTGTTGTTTGGGAGATGAAAATGATGATATTATTAGCATCTCTGGTTCAAATTTTAGCTCTACCATACCTTTTCCTGAAAAACCATATGCAGTGAAAATTCGAGGATCCAAATCACCGATGGTCAAATTGACTCAAAAGAAATACAGAAATCATGCACGTAAAACATTGGATCGGAGAAGAGTTCAGCATTCCATAACCCATgtagaagaggaagtgaattccTATAGAGAGCGAGTATTTGACTTGGCTGACAGGAATACTGCAACAGTGAAGAAATCTCTTTATAAAAATTTGGGGAAACAACCTTCTCTGGTGAGTTTGGCTGGAAGTCCATGTCTGTCAGCAAATGAAGCTCATACTACTCGGTCAAGACAATGCACCATAGGCAGTGCAACTGTGGGATCACAGTCCAAATCCAACGATGTCATTGATTCACATTTTAGTGGATGCGGAATCAGCTACTGTTGGTCAGGAACACCAAAGTACACGGGTCGGAATTTTTATTCGGATGATGAAGAACAGGAAATGCCTTTACTATCTGCTGAGCAGACTGATACAGTTTGTATGAATATTACATCATACCCACAAAATCCAAGAAGTCTAAGCCAGAAATATAGGCCGAAGTCCTTCAGTGAGTTGGTTGGACAGAATGTAGTATCAGAGTCTCTTTTGCATGCCATTACCAAAAGAAAGATTGCTCCACTGTATCTTTTTCATGGTCCTCAGGGTAATGGTAAGTCATCAACTGCAAGGATTTTCGCAGCTGCTTTAAATTGTGTATCTGAGGATGAAGATAGGCCATGTGGGTTTTGCCAAGAATGTGTATTCCTATTCTCTGGAAGAAGTAGAAATGTCAAAGAGCTTGATGCTTCTAAAATAAATCACAAAGAGAGGTTTAAGTCCCTTTTCAAGAGTGCATGTACATCTCGTTATGAGGTTTTCATAATAGATGAGTGCCAATCCTTGAGAGAGGAAGCATGGGCAGCAATTTCTAAATGCCTTGATGAGAAACTTGGACATGCACTATGTATTTTGATTTCTTCCGACATTGATGCATGGCCTCGCAGTTACCTATCAAAGTGTCAAAGATACTATTTCCCAAAGATAAAGGAAGCTGATATAGTTTACAGATTGGAAAAAATAAGCATAGAAGAGGAATTGCAATTTGACATGGATGCTTTAGGCTTCATCGCTACAAAATCAAATGGCTCTCTTCGAGATGCAGAAACATTGCTCGATCAGCTTGCATTACTTGGAAAGAGAATAACTTTATCTTTGGTGAATGAGCTT ATAGGAGTTGTTTCTGATGATGAGTTGCTCAGTTTGCTTGATTTGGCTTTATCTTCTGACACTGCTAATACAGTTAGAAGAGCTAGGGACCTCATGATGACAAGGATTGACCCTTTGCAGTTAGTATCACAACTTGCTAATGTTATTATGGACATTCTTGCTGGAAGATGTGGATTTTCTGAAATAG CATCTGACATTGGCATGCAAAAACTTAGAGGCGCCTTAAAAGTTCTTTCTGACACCGAGAAGCAGTTGAGGTCATCAAAGAATCAAGCGACATGGCTCACTGTTGCCCTTTTACAGTTAAGCACGTTAGAATCTTCTCCTTTTGCCGAAGTCAACAGCTCCCGTCCTTCCTTAGAAATGCCTTATTTGAGAG ATGATGCTAAATTAAGCACGACCAATGCGTGGGATGGTAAGAACTCCGTATGCTATTCTCTTAACCAGAACAAACCAGTATGTTCAGATAGAAACTGCAGCGGGAAAAAATTTGAAAGCATCTGGAGACAAGTCACACAAAGATGTCAGTCaaactcttttaaaatctttctacAACAAGAAGGATGTTTGTCAGCAGTGTATGTTCATCAAG GTGTTACTGTGGCTGAGATAGAATTTTATAATCCTGAACATGTATCCAGGGCAGCGAAATCGCAAGAATTAATAGCATGTGCACTTCGGCATGTACTGGGTCGCAATCTTGAGGTCAGAATCAAATTTGTCCCAAAATCAATAAGAAAGGTggctaaaacaaataaatcaacaTTTAGTTTGTTAAACTGTTCTGGGAGAAAGAAAGAATTATCACTTTCGACAATAAGTGATGAGGGTGAGATTGACACATCTGAAATGATAGAAAATTCTTCCAAGATTTATTCATCTCATCACTCTCGGAAATTTTCACCTTTCGCTTCACAATCTGCTGGTGATCAACTAGCAAATGGTGTTGAGATGAAAGAAATGATCAGCCCAACGACAGATGATAATGCTCATTATGCTGAATCAGAAGCAGCAGCAGATGGGCAGGgcaaagtgcaaaaagatggaaAAGTTGAAGCAGATCCCTCAGGAAAATTAGGTGAAATGAGTGAATATGTCAGAGTCCCAAAACCAGAAATTCAACCTAATTGCTTCCCTAGAAGGCTAAAGTTCCAAAGGAGGTTCTTCTCATCTAATACTGCTCCTACAATCTGCTTGAGGATACCACAGCAAAACAGATCGGAACTAAGTATCCCTGATAATGAAGCATCTGAAACATACTTTTGCATGTATGATCCTTATACTCAAAATTCCAGCTCAGCTTCCCATTTCACCTGCAGTTCCCGAGAAGAGAACAT AGCTTCCAAGGACTCGAAAGTCAGGCCAAAACTCTTCTGCTGGAAAATGCCCAAGCCCCAGGCCTTTGACTGA
- the LOC122041924 gene encoding protein STICHEL-like 2 isoform X1 — translation MTEASRHSVDIPLSKTLVALKRVRSLRDPSTNSLSKFTAVIENLNLVANSSNAARSEKNNNKHKSIKTKNCCLGDENDDIISISGSNFSSTIPFPEKPYAVKIRGSKSPMVKLTQKKYRNHARKTLDRRRVQHSITHVEEEVNSYRERVFDLADRNTATVKKSLYKNLGKQPSLVSLAGSPCLSANEAHTTRSRQCTIGSATVGSQSKSNDVIDSHFSGCGISYCWSGTPKYTGRNFYSDDEEQEMPLLSAEQTDTVCMNITSYPQNPRSLSQKYRPKSFSELVGQNVVSESLLHAITKRKIAPLYLFHGPQGNGKSSTARIFAAALNCVSEDEDRPCGFCQECVFLFSGRSRNVKELDASKINHKERFKSLFKSACTSRYEVFIIDECQSLREEAWAAISKCLDEKLGHALCILISSDIDAWPRSYLSKCQRYYFPKIKEADIVYRLEKISIEEELQFDMDALGFIATKSNGSLRDAETLLDQLALLGKRITLSLVNELIGVVSDDELLSLLDLALSSDTANTVRRARDLMMTRIDPLQLVSQLANVIMDILAGRCGFSEIGRSFTQRHSASDIGMQKLRGALKVLSDTEKQLRSSKNQATWLTVALLQLSTLESSPFAEVNSSRPSLEMPYLRDDAKLSTTNAWDGKNSVCYSLNQNKPVCSDRNCSGKKFESIWRQVTQRCQSNSFKIFLQQEGCLSAVYVHQGVTVAEIEFYNPEHVSRAAKSQELIACALRHVLGRNLEVRIKFVPKSIRKVAKTNKSTFSLLNCSGRKKELSLSTISDEGEIDTSEMIENSSKIYSSHHSRKFSPFASQSAGDQLANGVEMKEMISPTTDDNAHYAESEAAADGQGKVQKDGKVEADPSGKLGEMSEYVRVPKPEIQPNCFPRRLKFQRRFFSSNTAPTICLRIPQQNRSELSIPDNEASETYFCMYDPYTQNSSSASHFTCSSREENIASKDSKVRPKLFCWKMPKPQAFD, via the exons ATGACTGAGGCTTCGCGGCATTCGGTTGACATTCCTCTTTCTAAAACTCTAGTGGCTCTAAAGAGAGTAAGGTCCCTGAGGGATCCGTCGACCAACTCCCTCAGCAAATTCACTGCAGTAATAGAAAACTTGAACCTGGTGGCCAATTCTTCAAATGCTGCTCGTTCGGAGAAGAATAACAATAAACACAAGTCTATTAAGACGAAGAATTGTTGTTTGGGAGATGAAAATGATGATATTATTAGCATCTCTGGTTCAAATTTTAGCTCTACCATACCTTTTCCTGAAAAACCATATGCAGTGAAAATTCGAGGATCCAAATCACCGATGGTCAAATTGACTCAAAAGAAATACAGAAATCATGCACGTAAAACATTGGATCGGAGAAGAGTTCAGCATTCCATAACCCATgtagaagaggaagtgaattccTATAGAGAGCGAGTATTTGACTTGGCTGACAGGAATACTGCAACAGTGAAGAAATCTCTTTATAAAAATTTGGGGAAACAACCTTCTCTGGTGAGTTTGGCTGGAAGTCCATGTCTGTCAGCAAATGAAGCTCATACTACTCGGTCAAGACAATGCACCATAGGCAGTGCAACTGTGGGATCACAGTCCAAATCCAACGATGTCATTGATTCACATTTTAGTGGATGCGGAATCAGCTACTGTTGGTCAGGAACACCAAAGTACACGGGTCGGAATTTTTATTCGGATGATGAAGAACAGGAAATGCCTTTACTATCTGCTGAGCAGACTGATACAGTTTGTATGAATATTACATCATACCCACAAAATCCAAGAAGTCTAAGCCAGAAATATAGGCCGAAGTCCTTCAGTGAGTTGGTTGGACAGAATGTAGTATCAGAGTCTCTTTTGCATGCCATTACCAAAAGAAAGATTGCTCCACTGTATCTTTTTCATGGTCCTCAGGGTAATGGTAAGTCATCAACTGCAAGGATTTTCGCAGCTGCTTTAAATTGTGTATCTGAGGATGAAGATAGGCCATGTGGGTTTTGCCAAGAATGTGTATTCCTATTCTCTGGAAGAAGTAGAAATGTCAAAGAGCTTGATGCTTCTAAAATAAATCACAAAGAGAGGTTTAAGTCCCTTTTCAAGAGTGCATGTACATCTCGTTATGAGGTTTTCATAATAGATGAGTGCCAATCCTTGAGAGAGGAAGCATGGGCAGCAATTTCTAAATGCCTTGATGAGAAACTTGGACATGCACTATGTATTTTGATTTCTTCCGACATTGATGCATGGCCTCGCAGTTACCTATCAAAGTGTCAAAGATACTATTTCCCAAAGATAAAGGAAGCTGATATAGTTTACAGATTGGAAAAAATAAGCATAGAAGAGGAATTGCAATTTGACATGGATGCTTTAGGCTTCATCGCTACAAAATCAAATGGCTCTCTTCGAGATGCAGAAACATTGCTCGATCAGCTTGCATTACTTGGAAAGAGAATAACTTTATCTTTGGTGAATGAGCTT ATAGGAGTTGTTTCTGATGATGAGTTGCTCAGTTTGCTTGATTTGGCTTTATCTTCTGACACTGCTAATACAGTTAGAAGAGCTAGGGACCTCATGATGACAAGGATTGACCCTTTGCAGTTAGTATCACAACTTGCTAATGTTATTATGGACATTCTTGCTGGAAGATGTGGATTTTCTGAAATAGGTAGAAGCTTTACACAGAGACATTCTG CATCTGACATTGGCATGCAAAAACTTAGAGGCGCCTTAAAAGTTCTTTCTGACACCGAGAAGCAGTTGAGGTCATCAAAGAATCAAGCGACATGGCTCACTGTTGCCCTTTTACAGTTAAGCACGTTAGAATCTTCTCCTTTTGCCGAAGTCAACAGCTCCCGTCCTTCCTTAGAAATGCCTTATTTGAGAG ATGATGCTAAATTAAGCACGACCAATGCGTGGGATGGTAAGAACTCCGTATGCTATTCTCTTAACCAGAACAAACCAGTATGTTCAGATAGAAACTGCAGCGGGAAAAAATTTGAAAGCATCTGGAGACAAGTCACACAAAGATGTCAGTCaaactcttttaaaatctttctacAACAAGAAGGATGTTTGTCAGCAGTGTATGTTCATCAAG GTGTTACTGTGGCTGAGATAGAATTTTATAATCCTGAACATGTATCCAGGGCAGCGAAATCGCAAGAATTAATAGCATGTGCACTTCGGCATGTACTGGGTCGCAATCTTGAGGTCAGAATCAAATTTGTCCCAAAATCAATAAGAAAGGTggctaaaacaaataaatcaacaTTTAGTTTGTTAAACTGTTCTGGGAGAAAGAAAGAATTATCACTTTCGACAATAAGTGATGAGGGTGAGATTGACACATCTGAAATGATAGAAAATTCTTCCAAGATTTATTCATCTCATCACTCTCGGAAATTTTCACCTTTCGCTTCACAATCTGCTGGTGATCAACTAGCAAATGGTGTTGAGATGAAAGAAATGATCAGCCCAACGACAGATGATAATGCTCATTATGCTGAATCAGAAGCAGCAGCAGATGGGCAGGgcaaagtgcaaaaagatggaaAAGTTGAAGCAGATCCCTCAGGAAAATTAGGTGAAATGAGTGAATATGTCAGAGTCCCAAAACCAGAAATTCAACCTAATTGCTTCCCTAGAAGGCTAAAGTTCCAAAGGAGGTTCTTCTCATCTAATACTGCTCCTACAATCTGCTTGAGGATACCACAGCAAAACAGATCGGAACTAAGTATCCCTGATAATGAAGCATCTGAAACATACTTTTGCATGTATGATCCTTATACTCAAAATTCCAGCTCAGCTTCCCATTTCACCTGCAGTTCCCGAGAAGAGAACAT AGCTTCCAAGGACTCGAAAGTCAGGCCAAAACTCTTCTGCTGGAAAATGCCCAAGCCCCAGGCCTTTGACTGA